The genomic region CTCCAATGATTCATTGCGATCCCCGTTATTAGTAACGGCGCTGTAGCGCGTTCGCAAATATAATTTCTTAACAAGGTATTTCAAGTGGGGCTCTTGACTGCCATACCCAAATCAGTCCAGCCATGTGTTACGGCATATATATTAGCCGTTACTTAGACGTTCGTTTAAAAGTTCCACAATTGATGTTATGCGACTTATCTATGTAGCAGCAATTTAGTAATGCGACGTTTGAGCAAATTAGAGATGCGACAGTCTCGCCTCTCGACGTTCTGGTCAACGCCAACGTCGGGAGCAAGGATGGTCGGGCCGAAATCGCCGATCGGCTCGTCGGCCCCGTATCCTCGAATATCCAGGAATGGTTTGGGTCGAAGCTCGCTTCGCATTCCGCCCGCTCACTGTCTCCGCGGCGGTGACATTGGCAGCATAAATCGCAAGTCTCCTCCGAAGCGTCGCATCCCGCGACGTCAGCTTTAGGAGGAAGACACATGAACAAGGTGGAATTCTCACGCCCAGTCAAGGTGCCCTTCGACAAGCTTTACGGCAATTTCATCGGCGGCAAATGGACCGAACCGCGCTCCGGCCGCTACTTCGAGAACCACTCCCCGGTGAACGGTCAGCTGCTGTGCGAGGTGGCGCGCTCGAATGCCCAGCACATCGAGGCGGCCCTGGATGCGGCCCATGCCGACAAGGACGCCTGGGGACGCACGCTGCGAGCAACGTCCTATCCGGCTCTGATAAGCGGCAGGATCACGGAGTCGACCCAGGCCTTCCGCAACGCGGGTGGTGGTGCCGAGAAGTTCATGATGGCATGGTGCCGGAAGAGATCGCCGAGCAGAGAGCTCACGGGCGGGATCAGTTTTTTCTGATCAACCTCCCCACGTTCCACACCGCGCTTCAGGATCACCGAAAGCGATTCCGCTTCGCCTCGGATGATGGCGAGATGCAGCGCCTCGGGACTAGACGAGGTTTCAGACAAATATTCGCTCATGAACAATGTGAACGCGGCCGCAATTCCGGCGGCGCGCTCCGACGCTCGCTCGAGAAACTCCAGAAGTTCCGTCCGCACGTTTCCCCGGTCCGGGACCTCCAACGGATGCTTCGCCATCTGATGACGAATCGCGGCGATCGCGAGCGGGGCTTTTCCGTCCCAGCGGCGGGAAATAACCGGACGGCTTGTCCCGGCCTTTTCCGCCACGCGCTCGATGGTCAATCCGGCATAGCCATGCTCGATCAGTTCAAGCCATGCCGCCTCCAGCAGCGCTTGTTCCAGATCCGCTCCTCGGCGTCGTTCACCCATAAACCAGCCCTAAAATAAGATGCATTAATGCATCTTGACCTGATCGCTTATACCTGAATAGATGCATTACCGCATCTTATAGCAGGAGCGAATGTGTGACAAGCGAGCGAATGTGCGAGACCGGCTTTTCCAATGCACAAATGGATGAGGTTCGCTCAATCCTCAAGCAGGCGCCTCCCCTCCACAGGCGGTCTGGCGGCGCAATTATGCTCGCCGCCGAGCCTGGCGTCATCACGATCTACGCCTTTCGCGCAGCAAGCAGCGTTCTCGGAAATCCGACGTTTGCGGCTGCCGTGATTTGCAATCGCGACGCTTCCCGCTTCTGACCACGTTGTGGGCCCGCAGCATTCGCTAGCGCGGCGTACGCCGAGGGCCGCTCCGGCATTTCAGCAATTCACAACAGACCGATGCGATCGGTTGCCTTGAAGAGGATTCTCCTCGTGAACACACCAATCGAACATTCACCCCAAACCTTCGGGAACGGCCGAAGCGTCCTGATTTCGGGAGCTAGTAT from Mesorhizobium shangrilense harbors:
- a CDS encoding TetR/AcrR family transcriptional regulator is translated as MGERRRGADLEQALLEAAWLELIEHGYAGLTIERVAEKAGTSRPVISRRWDGKAPLAIAAIRHQMAKHPLEVPDRGNVRTELLEFLERASERAAGIAAAFTLFMSEYLSETSSSPEALHLAIIRGEAESLSVILKRGVERGEVDQKKLIPPVSSLLGDLFRHHAIMNFSAPPPALRKAWVDSVILPLIRAG